In Gemmatimonadaceae bacterium, the following proteins share a genomic window:
- a CDS encoding MraY family glycosyltransferase, with protein sequence MTFLALSLVAILAYAFSAAAVPLIVRVAERHRLLDFPDEERRGHSKAVPRLGGVAVFIGMASVLGLAAVVGRLGISSLGPLPTHPGALLAACAILFAIGLLDDLRGVPPVVKLLGQTLSALIVCEQGFAIPRVAFPPNFVIELHALQMPIAVLWLVGMSNAFNLVDGLDGLAGGVGVIVLAAVTAAAAVLGNPTVPFFCMALSGALLGFLKSNFTPARIFLGDSGSLVVGFLLALLAVKGATRLDGTVLAIVPIFALSYPLLDTGISMLRRWLRGHPLSRADGRHIHHQLRALGLSPQRAAAVIYIEVAAVAVLGLSVTFAPPAATVAIAAAGGAILLFIFAYGVRWLQYHEFLEAGTVVVSAGSRMRGAIRDTISARDIARLIAVAGTLDQVNAILEDAADIFRFAHMSVGRHMNHTPAHMLADTPLPRVWKVEYPIITEHGASVDDFDGDAMVLSIWSTMSVQPRAANVERVAAILAPAIANWSENAGAVLIRRTQPRRVYSPAFATRLVANKLPPELPSVTAHGRERLPIH encoded by the coding sequence ATGACGTTTCTCGCGCTCTCTCTTGTAGCCATCCTCGCGTACGCGTTCTCGGCGGCCGCCGTGCCGTTGATCGTGCGTGTCGCGGAGCGCCATCGGCTGCTCGATTTCCCCGACGAAGAGCGTCGCGGACATTCCAAGGCCGTCCCGCGTCTCGGCGGCGTCGCCGTCTTCATCGGCATGGCGAGCGTGCTTGGTCTCGCCGCCGTCGTCGGACGACTCGGAATCTCCAGCCTCGGTCCGCTGCCCACGCATCCCGGCGCCCTACTCGCCGCGTGCGCCATTCTCTTCGCGATCGGACTGCTCGACGACCTGCGCGGCGTGCCGCCCGTCGTCAAGCTGCTCGGACAGACGCTCAGCGCGCTGATCGTCTGCGAACAGGGCTTTGCGATTCCGCGCGTCGCGTTTCCGCCGAACTTCGTCATCGAGCTGCACGCGTTGCAGATGCCGATCGCCGTGCTGTGGCTCGTCGGCATGTCGAACGCGTTCAATCTCGTCGACGGCCTCGATGGACTTGCCGGGGGCGTCGGCGTCATCGTGCTCGCGGCCGTGACCGCGGCCGCGGCCGTGCTCGGCAATCCCACGGTGCCGTTCTTCTGCATGGCACTCAGTGGCGCGCTGCTCGGTTTTCTCAAATCCAATTTCACGCCCGCCCGCATTTTCCTTGGCGACTCGGGCAGTCTCGTCGTTGGGTTTCTACTCGCGCTCCTCGCGGTGAAGGGCGCGACACGCCTGGACGGCACGGTGCTGGCCATCGTACCGATCTTCGCGCTGTCGTATCCGCTGCTCGATACCGGTATCTCGATGCTGCGCCGCTGGCTTCGTGGACATCCGCTCTCTCGCGCCGACGGACGCCACATCCATCATCAGCTGCGCGCGCTGGGCCTTTCGCCGCAACGTGCAGCCGCCGTCATCTATATAGAAGTGGCGGCGGTCGCCGTACTCGGCTTGTCGGTGACGTTTGCGCCGCCCGCGGCTACGGTCGCGATCGCCGCGGCCGGCGGCGCGATCCTGCTCTTCATCTTCGCGTACGGCGTGCGCTGGCTGCAGTATCACGAATTCCTCGAGGCCGGCACCGTCGTCGTGTCGGCCGGCTCGCGCATGCGCGGGGCCATTCGCGATACGATCAGCGCACGCGACATCGCGCGACTCATCGCGGTCGCCGGCACGCTCGACCAGGTGAACGCCATTCTCGAAGATGCCGCCGACATCTTCCGATTCGCGCACATGAGCGTCGGCCGGCACATGAATCACACGCCGGCGCACATGTTGGCCGACACGCCGCTCCCGCGCGTATGGAAGGTCGAGTATCCGATCATCACCGAACATGGCGCGTCGGTCGACGACTTCGACGGCGACGCGATGGTGCTTTCGATCTGGAGCACCATGTCCGTGCAGCCCCGCGCCGCGAATGTCGAGCGCGTCGCGGCGATCCTCGCTCCCGCCATCGCGAACTGGAGTGAGAACGCCGGTGCCGTGCTCATTCGGCGCACCCAGCCGCGGCGCGTATACTCGCCGGCATTCGCGACTCGGCTCGTGGCGAACAAGTTGCCGCCCGAGCTTCCGAGCGTGACGGCTCACGGGCGCGAACGGCTGCCGATACACTGA
- a CDS encoding Rieske 2Fe-2S domain-containing protein has protein sequence MSTHDELNETTPGDQCEGHGCGLPHTRRQFLRDSFLSMAGALVAVGVSRRTALAMPLEFTEARRASGATRSYTLPAADGAQIDKDNEVILVRWQNAVYAFALSCPHQNTALKWDDREHGFQCPKHHSAFKPDGEYIPGSGRATRSMDRFGISAAGSTGVVVDLDKLYQEDDDAAQWANAVVHLK, from the coding sequence ATGAGCACACACGACGAACTCAACGAGACAACACCGGGCGACCAATGTGAGGGGCACGGCTGCGGCCTGCCCCACACGCGTCGCCAGTTTCTTCGCGATTCCTTCCTGAGCATGGCCGGGGCGCTCGTCGCCGTCGGCGTGTCACGCCGCACCGCGCTCGCCATGCCGCTCGAGTTCACGGAAGCGCGCCGCGCCTCCGGTGCCACGCGCAGCTACACACTTCCCGCCGCGGACGGTGCGCAGATCGACAAGGACAACGAGGTCATTCTCGTTCGCTGGCAGAACGCCGTATATGCGTTCGCCCTCTCCTGTCCGCATCAGAACACCGCGCTCAAGTGGGACGATCGCGAACACGGCTTCCAATGCCCCAAGCACCACTCGGCATTCAAGCCCGACGGCGAATACATCCCCGGCAGCGGCCGCGCCACGCGCAGCATGGATCGCTTCGGCATCTCGGCGGCGGGCAGCACCGGCGTCGTCGTCGATCTCGACAAGCTCTATCAGGAAGACGACGACGCGGCGCAGTGGGCGAACGCCGTCGTACACCTGAAATAA
- a CDS encoding polysaccharide biosynthesis tyrosine autokinase, translated as MNDTPITPQRILPPTYSPNVEAAADGVDRDSFLASVLEVVALVRRRFWLVLLVTATTVGIGTYLVLQQKPVYRATGVIRLSNLRRTISGGLADDELDKVGAVTDPVLSQIQVLRSRALADEVVQKEGLRLQAGTHTLPPGVIRDVAVSRDAAPRLLHLRFDKAGVRIDELSKLGLVAYGTPIDIGGGTFVVDHRPSIETADLAIVTNDAAVDGFIRNLRATVRDRTDIIDVDYASADPAVSQRVVNSTILSFQALSARTAQQQSVRRREFVEGQLAKADAQLSEAQLALNNFRSHQHLYSPQDKIRGEQTAMSTLDTRRQELASDRDTYVSLLGALSKKSGTSTDNLAAVASSPGLQQNALIGQLFSQLLHLQGVRDSLTTGVWSTPASSPDVRRLDTMIVGTQQKIVSAVQGQITAVDARLAALDDLRQKSDAEMARLPSAEAEEVTLRAQVEAYQRSAERLQDELQHAQLDEAVEAGQVEIVDRAPLPRAPIGASRRTTLIFALILGLMLGSSAAYLLENRRPVIRRREGLSDALHIPTLGLIPQVKHDMPAFYRRRNVDRRQGTGLIPTRHGRPAVTELATLSAAGSSGAEAYRTLRTNLMFSTFAPTTKVLVVTSACPGEGKTTTSTNLAITYAQQGFRVLLVDCDLRRPTVHKVFKVSSQPGVADVILGKATPTEAIRESGVVNLSVLPAGTIPPNPTELLGSEAGRALLESLAKTYNVIIVDTPPLLLASDAAILGSTAGGVLLVVRAGRTERGTAQAAVQQLFAVGARVLGSVLNDPDAEVAKYTSSYYNYYYYNYESARS; from the coding sequence ATGAACGATACGCCCATCACACCGCAACGCATTCTGCCGCCGACCTACTCGCCGAACGTCGAGGCGGCGGCCGACGGCGTCGATCGCGACTCGTTTCTGGCGTCCGTGCTCGAGGTCGTCGCGCTCGTCCGTCGCCGCTTCTGGCTCGTGCTGCTCGTGACGGCAACGACGGTCGGCATCGGCACCTATCTCGTCCTGCAACAAAAGCCGGTGTATCGCGCCACCGGCGTCATTCGCCTTTCGAATCTCCGGCGCACGATCTCCGGCGGCCTGGCCGATGACGAATTGGACAAAGTCGGCGCGGTCACCGACCCCGTGCTGTCGCAGATTCAGGTGCTTCGGAGCCGCGCGCTTGCCGACGAAGTCGTTCAGAAAGAAGGTTTGCGCCTGCAAGCCGGGACGCACACCCTGCCGCCCGGCGTGATTCGCGACGTCGCGGTGAGCCGCGATGCCGCGCCGCGCCTGCTGCATCTTCGATTCGACAAGGCCGGCGTGCGAATCGACGAGCTGTCCAAGCTCGGACTCGTCGCGTACGGCACACCGATCGACATCGGCGGCGGCACGTTCGTCGTCGATCATCGTCCGTCGATCGAGACCGCCGACCTCGCGATCGTGACCAACGATGCCGCCGTCGACGGTTTCATCCGGAATCTCCGCGCCACCGTGCGCGATCGCACGGACATCATCGACGTCGACTACGCCTCGGCCGATCCGGCGGTGTCGCAGCGCGTGGTGAATTCCACCATCCTGTCGTTCCAGGCGCTCAGCGCGCGCACCGCGCAGCAGCAGTCGGTGCGCCGGCGCGAGTTCGTCGAAGGGCAACTCGCCAAGGCCGACGCGCAGCTCTCCGAGGCGCAGCTGGCCCTCAACAATTTCCGAAGCCACCAGCATCTCTACAGCCCGCAGGACAAGATCCGCGGCGAACAAACCGCGATGTCCACGCTCGACACGCGACGCCAGGAGCTCGCGAGCGATCGCGACACGTACGTATCGCTGCTCGGCGCGTTGTCGAAGAAATCGGGAACGAGCACGGATAATCTCGCCGCGGTCGCGTCGTCGCCGGGCTTGCAGCAGAACGCGCTCATCGGGCAGCTGTTCTCGCAACTGCTTCATCTGCAGGGCGTCCGCGATTCGCTCACGACCGGCGTGTGGAGCACCCCAGCCTCGAGCCCCGACGTACGGCGACTCGACACGATGATCGTCGGCACCCAGCAAAAGATCGTGAGCGCGGTGCAGGGCCAGATTACCGCCGTCGATGCACGCCTCGCCGCACTCGACGACCTGCGACAGAAATCCGACGCCGAGATGGCGCGCTTGCCCAGCGCCGAAGCAGAGGAGGTGACGCTGCGCGCCCAGGTCGAGGCCTACCAGCGGAGCGCCGAGCGGTTGCAGGACGAGCTGCAACACGCACAGTTGGACGAAGCGGTCGAAGCCGGCCAGGTCGAGATCGTCGATCGCGCTCCGCTGCCGCGCGCGCCGATCGGCGCGTCGCGTCGCACGACGCTGATCTTCGCGCTCATCCTCGGCTTGATGCTCGGCAGCTCCGCGGCGTATCTCCTCGAGAATCGCCGGCCCGTCATTCGCCGGCGCGAAGGACTCTCCGACGCGCTGCACATCCCGACGCTTGGCCTCATTCCGCAGGTGAAGCACGACATGCCGGCGTTCTATCGGCGGCGCAACGTGGACCGCCGCCAGGGAACTGGACTCATCCCCACTCGGCACGGGCGGCCGGCGGTGACCGAGCTCGCGACGCTCTCCGCGGCCGGCTCGTCAGGCGCCGAGGCGTATCGCACGCTGCGTACGAATCTGATGTTCTCGACGTTCGCGCCGACCACGAAGGTCCTCGTCGTCACGAGCGCGTGCCCGGGTGAAGGCAAGACGACCACGTCGACGAACCTCGCGATCACGTACGCGCAACAAGGCTTCCGCGTCCTGCTCGTGGACTGCGATCTGCGGCGTCCGACCGTGCACAAGGTATTTAAGGTTTCCTCACAGCCTGGCGTCGCCGACGTGATCCTCGGCAAAGCGACGCCGACCGAAGCGATTCGCGAGAGCGGCGTCGTGAATCTCTCGGTGTTGCCGGCGGGAACCATTCCGCCCAACCCGACGGAGCTTCTGGGCAGCGAAGCCGGACGCGCGCTGCTGGAGTCGCTGGCCAAGACGTACAACGTGATCATCGTCGACACACCGCCGCTGCTCCTGGCCTCGGACGCGGCCATCCTCGGCTCGACGGCCGGCGGCGTGCTGCTGGTTGTGCGCGCGGGCAGAACCGAACGTGGCACCGCGCAGGCGGCCGTGCAGCAACTGTTCGCCGTCGGTGCGCGCGTACTCGGCAGCGTGCTCAATGATCCGGACGCGGAAGTCGCCAAGTACACATCGTCGTACTACAACTATTACTACTACAACTACGAGTCGGCGCGCAGTTAG
- a CDS encoding sigma 54-interacting transcriptional regulator has product MSDTLLVLSLSESFSDYWPRLAAGAGLRFEAAADTHAFARHDAIGIVAAGGDEERLEGVFRELESSGCAIAAVASLADHRLVSRVLRAGAAEFFVLSQDTAALSAWVLTEREALAERRSRQSVVVDGAMYDFSAILGDSPVMKAALEQAARIIPHPGVTALITGETGTGKELLARALHDNGPRSSAAFVDVNCAAIPEALLEGELFGHERGAFTDAVVTKPGLFEVANGGTIFLDEIGHLPLSLQGKLLRALEERKIRRVGGTKTIPIDVRVIAATHVNLARAARRGEFRQDLFYRLNVVPIHLPSLRVRGDDVTLLARHFLARFARDYKLERARFTPAAERLLRRREWPGNVRELRNVIERTVLLATHPRIDAEDIRDDAEITLASRPTPSQQLSAIIRNAVQETVERCGGNKSDAARRLGISRTRLQRLLRRAQRGMMPIETVQPIEPFREVTAPQ; this is encoded by the coding sequence ATGTCGGACACGCTTCTCGTTCTTTCGCTCAGCGAGTCGTTCTCGGACTATTGGCCGCGCCTCGCGGCGGGCGCCGGACTTCGCTTCGAGGCGGCAGCCGACACGCACGCGTTCGCTCGTCACGACGCGATCGGCATCGTGGCGGCGGGCGGAGACGAGGAGCGCCTCGAGGGCGTATTTAGAGAACTGGAATCATCGGGCTGCGCGATCGCCGCGGTGGCGTCGCTGGCCGATCATCGCCTGGTCTCGCGTGTCTTGCGCGCCGGAGCGGCCGAGTTCTTCGTGCTGTCGCAGGACACGGCGGCACTTTCGGCGTGGGTGCTGACCGAACGCGAGGCACTCGCCGAGCGGCGATCGCGACAGTCGGTCGTCGTCGACGGCGCCATGTACGACTTCTCCGCGATTCTCGGAGACAGTCCGGTGATGAAGGCGGCGCTGGAGCAGGCCGCGCGGATCATTCCGCATCCCGGCGTGACGGCGCTCATCACCGGCGAAACGGGCACGGGCAAGGAGTTGCTCGCTCGCGCGCTGCACGACAACGGTCCGCGAAGCAGCGCGGCGTTCGTCGACGTCAATTGCGCCGCGATTCCCGAAGCTCTGCTCGAGGGCGAGCTGTTCGGTCACGAGCGCGGCGCGTTCACCGACGCCGTCGTCACGAAGCCGGGTCTGTTCGAGGTCGCGAACGGCGGGACGATCTTTCTCGACGAGATCGGACACTTGCCGTTGTCGCTGCAGGGCAAGCTCCTGCGCGCGCTCGAGGAGCGAAAGATTCGGCGCGTCGGCGGCACGAAGACGATTCCGATCGACGTCCGCGTGATCGCGGCGACGCATGTGAATCTCGCGCGCGCCGCACGGCGCGGTGAGTTTCGGCAGGATCTGTTCTACCGACTGAACGTCGTTCCCATCCACCTTCCGTCGCTGCGCGTTCGCGGCGACGACGTGACGCTTCTGGCGCGTCACTTTCTCGCGCGGTTCGCACGCGACTACAAGCTCGAGCGCGCCCGCTTCACACCGGCCGCGGAGCGGCTGCTGCGCAGGCGCGAGTGGCCCGGCAACGTGCGCGAGTTGCGCAACGTGATCGAGCGGACGGTATTGCTGGCGACGCATCCGCGGATCGACGCGGAGGACATTCGCGACGACGCCGAGATCACGCTCGCATCGAGGCCGACGCCGTCGCAGCAGCTGAGCGCGATCATTCGGAATGCCGTGCAGGAAACCGTCGAGCGATGCGGCGGCAACAAGAGCGACGCGGCACGGCGGCTCGGCATCTCTCGGACGCGGTTGCAGCGGTTGTTGCGGCGCGCGCAACGCGGGATGATGCCGATCGAGACGGTTCAACCAATTGAACCGTTTCGCGAGGTCACTGCACCGCAGTGA
- a CDS encoding glycosyltransferase, giving the protein MRVLHVGKFYAPEPGGMETHLQVLCEELSATMDVRVLVAARGRKTQRATYNGIPVTRAATAVAIAGASFCPSMPAEIRAAEPDVVHLHLPNPPAALAYLMSGHRGPLVVTYHSDIVRQRVLGRAIEPLVRRVLRRASAIIVSSEALIDASPVLRAVRDKCRVVPFGTRLEPFERRDEGAIAGIRARHGTPLVVGVGRLVGYKGFEFLIDAMRAVRGSLVIIGEGPLHSELTERIRRHGLEDRVVLAGHVADVTSHLQAADVFVLSSISRNEAFGIVQIEALACGTPVINTRLDSGVPTVSLDGQTGITVAPCDAAALAKAIDRVLTNSELRASYSMAALARARTQFSSDIMTHKTLRIYGDVLGTPLVPVDEMRTSVAAGTF; this is encoded by the coding sequence ATGCGCGTACTGCATGTCGGAAAGTTCTATGCGCCCGAACCGGGCGGCATGGAGACACACCTCCAGGTGCTCTGCGAAGAGCTCTCGGCCACGATGGACGTGCGCGTGCTGGTGGCGGCGCGCGGACGAAAGACTCAGCGCGCGACGTACAACGGAATCCCCGTCACTCGCGCGGCGACGGCGGTCGCGATCGCCGGCGCGTCGTTCTGTCCGTCGATGCCCGCCGAGATTCGCGCCGCAGAGCCCGACGTCGTGCACCTGCATCTTCCGAATCCGCCGGCGGCTCTGGCGTACCTCATGAGCGGACACCGCGGCCCGCTCGTCGTCACGTATCACAGCGACATCGTCAGACAGCGCGTGCTTGGCCGCGCGATCGAGCCGCTCGTGCGCCGCGTGCTGCGCCGCGCGTCGGCGATCATCGTGTCGAGCGAAGCGCTCATCGACGCATCGCCGGTGTTGCGCGCCGTTCGCGACAAGTGCCGAGTCGTGCCATTCGGAACGCGGCTCGAGCCGTTCGAGCGCCGCGACGAAGGCGCGATCGCCGGCATCCGCGCGCGACACGGCACGCCGCTCGTCGTGGGCGTTGGCCGACTCGTCGGGTACAAGGGTTTCGAGTTTCTCATCGACGCCATGCGCGCGGTGCGCGGCTCCCTGGTCATCATCGGCGAGGGTCCGCTTCATTCGGAGCTCACCGAGCGGATTCGGCGCCACGGCCTCGAGGATCGGGTCGTTCTCGCCGGACACGTGGCCGACGTCACGAGTCATCTTCAGGCGGCGGATGTCTTTGTCCTCTCGTCGATCAGCCGCAACGAGGCCTTCGGCATCGTTCAGATCGAGGCGCTCGCGTGCGGCACGCCGGTCATCAACACGCGATTGGACTCCGGCGTGCCGACGGTCTCGCTCGACGGCCAGACGGGAATCACGGTCGCACCATGCGATGCCGCGGCATTGGCAAAAGCGATCGACCGGGTGTTGACGAATTCCGAGTTGAGGGCGTCGTACAGTATGGCAGCGCTCGCCAGAGCACGGACTCAGTTCAGTTCGGACATCATGACTCATAAAACCCTTCGGATTTATGGCGACGTACTTGGCACTCCGCTCGTTCCCGTGGACGAGATGCGGACGTCTGTCGCCGCCGGAACATTTTGA
- a CDS encoding NAD-dependent epimerase/dehydratase family protein → MATYLITGGAGFIGSSLADALLQHGHRVLVIDDLSTGRLENIAHLKDHPSFHFARSSIDNELVLDRLASESDIIVHLAAAVGVRLIVEQPVRTIETNIMGTEAVLKAAMRYGARVLIASTSEVYGKGTQFPFTECDDVLLGSTDKSRWAYAASKMIDEFLGLAYFREYNLPVVPIRFFNTIGPRQSGEYGMVVPRLLRQAIAREPLTVFGDGRQQRCFCSVDDVVDAIQLLAEHPAAPGQVFNVGNPYEEISILELAERIRALTGSGSEITFVPYAKAYAPGFEDMDRRVPNIARLEALAGWRPRRSLDETLRSIHGWMLAEAFSLPMQGATPLVPRPYVVR, encoded by the coding sequence ATGGCCACTTATCTGATCACGGGCGGCGCCGGGTTCATCGGTTCCAGCCTGGCCGATGCGTTGTTGCAGCACGGCCATCGTGTGCTCGTCATCGACGATCTGTCGACCGGGCGGCTCGAGAACATCGCGCATCTGAAGGACCACCCGTCCTTCCATTTCGCGCGGTCGAGCATCGACAACGAGCTCGTGCTCGACCGGCTCGCGTCGGAGAGCGACATCATCGTGCATCTGGCCGCCGCGGTCGGCGTGCGATTGATCGTCGAGCAGCCGGTGCGCACCATCGAAACGAACATCATGGGCACCGAGGCCGTGCTGAAAGCGGCGATGCGGTACGGTGCGCGCGTGCTGATCGCGAGCACGTCCGAGGTCTACGGCAAGGGCACGCAGTTCCCGTTCACCGAATGCGACGATGTGCTCCTCGGCTCGACGGACAAGAGCCGCTGGGCGTACGCCGCCAGCAAGATGATCGACGAGTTTCTGGGCCTCGCGTATTTTCGCGAGTACAACCTGCCGGTCGTGCCGATTCGCTTCTTCAATACGATCGGCCCGCGCCAGTCCGGCGAATACGGCATGGTCGTGCCGCGGTTGCTGCGCCAGGCGATCGCGCGCGAGCCGCTCACCGTGTTCGGGGACGGCCGCCAGCAGCGCTGCTTCTGTTCGGTGGACGACGTCGTCGACGCCATCCAGCTGCTCGCCGAGCACCCGGCCGCGCCGGGGCAGGTGTTCAATGTCGGAAATCCGTATGAGGAAATTTCAATTCTAGAACTGGCAGAACGTATTCGGGCATTGACCGGCTCGGGGTCCGAGATCACGTTCGTGCCGTACGCCAAGGCGTACGCGCCGGGATTCGAGGACATGGATCGCCGCGTGCCCAACATCGCGCGCCTCGAGGCGCTCGCCGGCTGGCGCCCGCGCCGTTCGCTCGACGAAACGCTGCGCTCCATTCACGGATGGATGCTCGCCGAGGCGTTCTCGTTGCCGATGCAGGGCGCGACGCCGCTCGTTCCGCGCCCATACGTCGTTCGATAG
- a CDS encoding putative sulfate exporter family transporter, with translation MKSYVFIRTMYWLHCVLANYPPSMRLNWRVLWPGVLISILVALAAVAGGAAEEHLLGRAIIEALVLAILIGMAVCTAGGVSPRQDAGIRFVGKEILEVAVFLLGATMDIPRLFASGPWLAFGIVGIVCVSLVVSYGIGRGVGLTPRLAVLVACGNSICGNSAIAAVAPVIGAEREDVAASIALTAVLGVLVVLGLPLLMIPLHYSNYQYGVLAGLTVYAVPQVLAAAFAVSVLSGQVATAVKLGRVLMLGPVVMFFSLIGRRDSGLGAPSDAATSSLPKRRASLVPWFVTGFVVLAALRSTHVIPDVVANEAKLVAGWLTIAAMAGLGLSVDLRSVRRVGSRVATAVAGSLIALIATAILLIRVLALR, from the coding sequence ATGAAAAGTTATGTATTTATAAGAACAATGTACTGGCTTCATTGTGTCCTCGCCAACTATCCTCCCTCTATGCGGTTGAATTGGCGCGTCCTGTGGCCAGGCGTCCTTATCTCCATTCTTGTCGCCCTGGCGGCTGTCGCCGGGGGCGCGGCTGAAGAACACCTCCTCGGACGGGCGATCATCGAGGCGCTCGTTTTGGCCATTCTCATTGGAATGGCCGTGTGCACCGCCGGCGGCGTCAGCCCGCGACAGGACGCGGGCATTCGCTTCGTCGGCAAAGAAATCCTCGAGGTCGCGGTCTTTCTGCTCGGCGCCACGATGGACATTCCGCGACTCTTTGCGTCGGGACCGTGGCTGGCGTTCGGGATCGTCGGGATCGTGTGCGTGTCGCTCGTCGTGAGCTACGGCATCGGCCGCGGCGTCGGTCTCACGCCGCGGCTCGCGGTGCTCGTTGCGTGCGGCAACTCGATCTGCGGGAATTCGGCGATCGCCGCGGTCGCGCCGGTGATCGGCGCTGAGCGTGAGGATGTGGCGGCGTCGATCGCGCTGACCGCGGTGCTGGGTGTGCTCGTCGTGCTTGGTCTGCCGCTCCTGATGATCCCGCTGCATTACTCCAACTATCAGTACGGCGTGCTCGCGGGGCTCACGGTCTACGCGGTACCACAGGTGCTCGCGGCGGCGTTCGCCGTGAGCGTGTTGAGTGGACAGGTCGCGACCGCGGTGAAGTTGGGTCGCGTGTTGATGCTCGGGCCTGTCGTGATGTTCTTCTCGTTGATCGGCCGGCGCGACTCAGGATTGGGCGCGCCGAGCGACGCCGCGACGTCGTCGCTGCCAAAGCGCCGGGCGAGCCTGGTTCCGTGGTTCGTCACCGGATTCGTCGTGCTCGCCGCGCTGCGTTCCACGCACGTCATTCCCGACGTCGTCGCGAACGAGGCGAAGCTCGTCGCAGGCTGGCTGACGATCGCCGCGATGGCGGGGCTCGGATTGTCGGTGGATTTGCGCTCGGTGCGGCGCGTCGGATCGCGGGTGGCCACCGCGGTGGCGGGATCGCTCATCGCGCTGATTGCGACTGCGATCCTGCTCATTCGCGTGCTGGCGTTGCGATAA
- a CDS encoding polysaccharide biosynthesis/export family protein: protein MPLFSLSFLVVSLLTAWRPITAQVAAPPMVTLNPGDVLRIAVWRHPEFSGDFPVAGDGSLVHPLYRVVKVGGVPLPVAEGRIRDFLAQYETNPAFVVVPLLRVGVSGQVRQPNLLTLPPETTIAQALMLAGGPTDVANLEHVHLIRGGALQDLDLTLPNGPAMQMRVQSGDQIVVEQRTNRFRDVIGPLSGVVAALASITTIIITLSR from the coding sequence ATGCCTTTGTTTAGTTTGAGCTTCCTCGTCGTCTCCCTGCTGACGGCTTGGCGCCCGATAACCGCTCAGGTGGCCGCGCCGCCAATGGTCACGCTGAACCCCGGCGATGTGCTCCGAATTGCGGTGTGGCGACACCCCGAGTTCTCCGGCGACTTTCCTGTGGCGGGCGACGGCTCGCTCGTGCATCCGTTGTATCGCGTCGTGAAGGTCGGCGGCGTACCGCTTCCGGTCGCCGAAGGCAGAATCCGCGATTTTCTCGCGCAGTATGAAACGAATCCCGCATTCGTCGTCGTGCCGCTGCTTCGCGTCGGCGTCAGCGGTCAGGTTCGACAGCCGAATCTTCTGACATTGCCGCCGGAGACGACGATCGCTCAGGCGCTCATGCTCGCCGGCGGTCCGACGGATGTGGCCAACCTCGAGCACGTTCATTTGATTCGCGGCGGCGCATTGCAGGATCTCGATCTGACGCTGCCAAACGGTCCGGCAATGCAGATGCGCGTCCAATCCGGCGATCAGATCGTCGTCGAGCAGCGCACCAATCGCTTTCGCGACGTCATCGGACCGCTCAGCGGCGTCGTCGCCGCCCTCGCCTCGATCACGACGATCATCATTACGCTTTCGCGCTAA